DNA sequence from the Tachysurus fulvidraco isolate hzauxx_2018 chromosome 1, HZAU_PFXX_2.0, whole genome shotgun sequence genome:
TGCAGTGATAGGAGGCATCACTGGAGGTGACAAGGCAGCCTACAGGAGGGAGGTGGCCAGTCTGGTGTCATGGTGTGAAGACAACAACCTCACCCTCAACATGGACAAGATGAAAGAAATGATAGTGGAGAAAGGAGAAAGGAGAATGCATCAGGCACTGTTCATCCGGGAGCTTGAAGTGGAGAGGGTGAGCAATTTTAAATACCTGGGTGTCCACATCAGTGAGGACCTCACTTGGACACCTCACGTCACACAGCTGGTCAAGAAGGCCCAACAGTGGCTGTTTTTTCTGAGAAGACTGAGGAAGTTTGGCATGTCGCCTAAGATCCTCAGCAACTTCTACAGCTGCGTCATCGAGAGTGTCCTGACCAACTGCCTTACTGTGTGGTATGGCAGCACTACTGTCATGGACCGCAAACGCCTGCAGAGAGTGGTGAAGACTGCGCAGAAGATCATCAGGACTCCACTGCCCTCTCTGCAGAGCATCTACCACCACAGAGTCCACAGGAGAGCTGCTTCCATCCTCAAAGACCCCTCCCACGCCCAGCACGGATTGTTCACACTTCAACCCTCAGGACAGAGGTAAAGAAGTGTGATATGCAGGATCTCAAGACTGAAGAactctttcttcccctctgccatcagactcctaaaCAGCTGACAGGAGTTTGCAATCATGGACATAACTGCTTAACTGTTTatatggacataactgtttacattgaactacatttttgcacattcattttctcagaactgcactacctcaccaagaactgcactacctcactttaTTGCCTTATTTGGCACTGCACTTCTTATTGCCTCTATTAAGAACTGTACCTCACCTTTATTGcatttattgctcttttttattctattatatttgtttttcattcattcatttatttttattttattttattttattttttactttactatatgacatttagtgtggacACCAAAGTAAGAAATTCATTGTGCAAgaaaacatgctttctgtctgtgcgtatgataataaacactttgaagTTTGAAGTTTAAGTGGAACATAACAGTATGAAATTGGTGAAAGTTTTGCGTGAATATTATGGTTGAAAACTTCTAGCAAAGAAGGAAATATAGAGGTGAGTAAAGTTGTTAATGTGTTGTATATGTATTAAATGCATACAGAAGTTATCCATATGTAAATGTTAGATCAGCTAATCtcacttaagtaaagttggatatattcacagattcgagtttcacGAGTCAATAATTCCTGAACTAAATGCTCTTTTACATAAATAACTCCTCTTTTTTATACAgtagtagtaatgtagagaggcagctacaacccaattttcctaaAAATCAGCTTTTCTCtgtggtggacaaaatacacaagtctctatgtgtAGACAACTGAGAAACGGATTCCAAGGCACtatctgcaaagtgcaaaacccgaaaagcgaatactgtattacagtgaagttattgattttttaaaatgaaaaatcataaaaaaataaacaaaaagacatttccccaaaataaatgttgtagtataactatcaggacatcagtgatgtgtgagctgaatttgttaacagtacagtgtattacagtgaagttattgactgttttttgtattcgctttttgaattttgcactttgcaatcggtcccttggaatctgtctcttaggtgttcgcacatagagacttatgtattttgtctAACGCGGAGGAAAGgatattgaggaaaattgggttgtagcttcctctctacattactatgataaaaaagaggtgttatttgtgtaataagagTGTTTAGCTCAGGGGTTATTGACTCGGgtaactccaatctgtgaacatgcggccaactttacttaagtgcTAATCTCAACCTGGCCATTTGTTAGTTTGTGGCAGTTTGAAAAGGGATAAAATATGTGATCAACAAACTCTTGGTTCTGAGTTAGTTACCTAGCAAATCagttattttcattaaattaattcataagCTTCTTGGTCCCTATTGCTTTTGCTCTATACATCTCACCAAAATGAAGAGATAAAAGGACATCATGTCGTTCttcaaaagaaaacataaggtagacagtgagacagacccAGATGGTTCAGGTAATATTAATaccaacaaaatatttttgtatttaattgtagtaataacaacaaaaagacaTGACAGAGTAAAAATGAGGgtggtaaaataaatatataaatacattctcATCAGCAAATAATGGAAAACTGAAAAATACTAAGATAGACAGATGAACTAATAAGTGCACTTAAAACTTAATTCTCAATATTTATGTCAATGAAAACTATTTGCTGACTtgaaaaaggtgtgtgtgtgtgtgtgtgtgtgtgtgtgtatatatataatatgaatttGCTGatgtttttgcaaaaaaaacacaaacacggtcggcctcaaagaaattctggcaaaccatcTTGCGCTTCAGGAGAGGGAAGCAGggccctgcacacactgtttacagtgggagtgggaatctgctgactttgactggggacatcctcggacggtggaaggagtacttcgaggatctcctcaaccccaccgacatgtcttccactgaggaagcagaggctgaGGGCTCAGTGTGGACTCGTTGatccaagctgaggtcactgaggtagttgagaagctcctcagtggcaaggaaaaGGGGTgaatgagatccgccctgagtacctcaagtctctggatgttgtggggctgtcttggttgacacacatctgcaacatcgcatggcagctagggacagtgcctctggtctggcagactggggtggtggtccctctgtttaagaaaggggaccggagggtgtgttccaactataggggatcacactcctcagcctccctggaaaagtctatgccagggtactggagaggagaatttgcccgatagtcgaacctcagattcaggaggaacaatgcaggtTTCGTCCCGGCCGTGGAACACTGCACCATCTCTATAGGGTGGCTGGacactcccttagagatagggtgaggagctcagtcactcgggtggagctcagagtagaaccGCTGCTCCTTCACAtcaagaggagtcagctgaggtggcttggGCATCTGTTATGAATGCCTTCTGGACACCTCCCTAgggaggtgttctgggcatgtccaaccgggaggatcCCCCTGGGattaggacacgctggagggtctatgtctctcggctggccagggaacgcctcggtattcccccggaagaacTGGatgaagtgtctggggagaaggaagtctgggcatccctgcttagactgctgccccgtgacccggccccggataagcggtagaagatggatggatatttaATCCTTTAATCGCTGAattcatcattattttttatccacATTCCTGACTCAATCTTCTGTTCTGACCAGTTCATCTTCTTAGAGCCATATATTCTTATAAATCATGTGATGTATTTTGAATCTAGTTTAGGAGTGGTTTCAACCACTCCCTTATGGATCAACCCATAGGTGTGAAATTACTGTAACTATGAGATCATACAATACATGCAGTAATCAAGGGTTCATAAGAACTACCTGAAGGGTTCCTGGAACCTCTCCCAATACCCCAACACCCATGGTCCCATATTGCTATGGACTTTGTCACTGACCTCCCAAATTCACAAGGTTTCACTACCATCCTCATGGACAAAGATTTTCCAAAGCATGGAAACTGATTCCAGAACTCTGGCATCCCAGAGAACATTGTTATCACACTTGACTAATTAACCAAGTGTGATGTGGCATATTGTGATTataatttaattgaaaatgaTTATGTTCATTATATTTAATCCTTTAATCATTGAAcatcattacattttaatacacaTTCCTGACTCAATCTTCAGCTCTGACCAGTTCATCTTCTTTGGAGAAAGGACATATATTCCTATAAATCACATGATGTGTTTTGAATTTAGTTTAGGCGTGGTTTAAACCACTTCCTTCTGGATCAAACCATAGGTGTGAAATTACTGTAACTGTGTGATTAAACATTTCATACAGTAACCAGCAGCATAGTGATTATTGTATTGTAGGTGAACAGTGCATGATGATATTCCTGAACATGCATGTAAGAATGTGGTGTagtaatgaaaaaaacattattttcaccTTGGCAGTGGTTGTGGTGGCTACTCCAATCTAGCATGAGTTGGGGTATGGGCTTCTGGACTAAAGCTGCTTAAATTGGAACTTAAATTGATCTAGAAGCTTGTCACTGTCAGCTgtgagaaaaaagaataaaatttcttcttaaatgtgtttttatatgtattgtatattatatttatcagAATATGTTATATTCCTAAAGTTACCATATTATGGTGTCTGTCCAATATATGCTATACTAGTTTGGTTTGTTGTAACCTGTATAAGAACTACtacatacatactacatactacatatTAGCAAAGTAAAATTCACTTTTGCATTGAATGAGCAATTAATATAGAATAAATTCAGCACTGTTTTTCAGCATATATGAACTATGACTGATTTCTGAAATGCAAACCTCCTGATCATGGCCATGGTAATAAGTACTGTAGGCAAAGACCAATGACTTGGGGTGgttttgaaaacaaaaatagacagtGAATCATTTGAGAGGAAAGAGATAGCTGTTATTTATGATTATCTTAAAAGAATCTGAAAatttttgaattaaaaaaataataattttaatgtaaattctTTTCATCTGTCAATATAATTGTTTATACGCAGGTGTTGCTAGCCAGCTGTCACTATGGAGAACTGAAAGTCTGAGGGAAAATACGGTCACATAACctcgtgtgtttttgtgttttgataCCTGGTAACAGCTTACTCAGTGATGTTCATTGGCTAGGTTTTAACACTCAGGTGTGTCTCCCTTATCAGGTGACCACAAAATGTTTGCTATTAATAAAGTCACAACAGAGTTAAGTATCTCTAGTCTTTATCTTGCTCCTGAAAgacatttctacatttctacaGCAGGTAAAGTATACTTAAATACGATTACACTTACACTTGTAATTTTCTAAAAccattttagttattttggttttattcaAATAAGTTAAAGTAAAAAGATACATACctgtctaaaataaaataattattcatgaTGAAGAGaataatgaaaattaattaGTTATAAGAACTTAGGAGAATGAATAAGAGAAAAgtaagatgattttttttgtgggacaagtttaaaaacacataaatataccTTGtggtgaaaaaacaaacaaataaacaaacaaacaaaaaagtctcCTGTAATAATCTAAATCTGGATCAATCAGAACCAGCCATTAGGAGACTGAAACATTGAAAGCTTCTATTGTGTAGTACTTTATAAAGGtatggtgtaaatgtctgtaagtacacattattttatctttttgttcATAAATTTTCTAATGATTCACACTTATGGTTTTAACacaaattagatttattttctctttcaaaAAGGTTAGACAACAAATCATTCCATCACTGTATTTCAAGAAATTTATTAccctaattttatttttaaaaccaaaTCAACATTTTATCTGTTGATAGAATTAAAGATTAAGCAGATAAAATACACAAGATGTATAAATGggcaaatttatatttataatttatatatttatatgttaataATACTAACATTTCATTAACAGGTCATGCAATTGTGACtcttgtgtgtaatttgtggaAATTGAGCTAGCATAATGTCTGCAGGGTAAGTGGATTACTTTTTACAATCAAatggtaaacaaaaaaattttttcagAAGAATGTATGTTTAGATTTTCTTATATTTTGAAATGATTATAGACATTTTACATATGaattttcacaacattaaaccGGAATTTATCCGTCATTATATTTAACAGATTTCAAGAGACATCAGATACTGTACATGATTTAATCCAGAAGAGTGAATTAATCAGTGAAGGTCCACCTAAACGATTTCATCTCATCACTACAAGAAGTAATCTTGGTGAAAACGGCTCAGTGAGAAAATGGACATTTGGACAGAGAGACATCAATatgcaaaacaaaatcctaCTGATGGTAGGAGAAACTGGAACAGGCAAAACTACTCTGATTAATGCCATGACTAATTATATACTCGGGGTGACGTTTACAGATGAAGTGTGGTTTGAGATCacagaggagggagaagagAATCAGTCAGATCAGTCAAAAAGTCAAACAACTAAAGTCACAGTGTATGAGGTGTTTGCCCAGAACAACCCAATCTGTCTGACCATCATTGACACTCCAGGTTATGGAGACACCAGGGGAACAGAATATGACAAACAGATAGCCGAGAATCTGTACAAACTGTATCACAGTGATGGTGGAGTGAATGAAATTGATGcagtgtgtctggtagtgaAGGCATCTGAGAATCGACTCTCTGACAGGCAGCATTACATCTTTGATGCAGTTTTGTCCTTATTTGGTAAAGACATAGAGAACAACATTGTGATGTTTATCACTTACTCGGATGGACTGCCTCCAGACGATGCTCTTAATGCCATCAAGAAAGCAGGGATTCCTTGCAGGAAAGATGAAGATAATGAACCTGAGCATTTCTTATTTAACAATTGCCAAACTAAGAAGAGGAGCAACAAGTATAAGAAAGATTTCCAGAGAGCTTGGGATCTAACAGAGAACACTTTAAATGATTTCTTTGCTTCACTGAtcgaacagaacagaaaaagtttagTGCAGACTGAAAGTGTTCTGACTGAATCCAAACGACTTGAAGCCTGTATTTTTAATCTACAAGCCCGTATTGAGTTTATAGAGTGCAAGAGTAAAGAACTGACTGAGATTCAGAAAGCTCTTGAGGAAAACCAAGAAAAGATCAAGAGAAATGAAAACTTTACTTTTACAGTcaccaaatattacaaagaaAAAGGTCCCATTGAAGATGCTTCATGGAGGAACAGAAAGGTGACCAGTTGCTCTGTCTGTAAGGAGAACTGTCATGAGTACAATTGCTGGTGTGCCCTGGATGCCAGGTTGTGTAAAGTCATAAAAAAAGGCTACTGCACTGTATGTACAAGGAAATGTCACTATACTAAACATGGCAGAGAGAACAAGAAATATGTTAGACACAGTGAAACCAGCAACATGACATTTGATGAACTTAAAAAACAATATGATGGTCTCAGTAATCCAGAATCAGATACCAAGTTTGACGCTGAGTCCTTTGAGAATGTAAAAAGAGAGTTTGAAAGCAACAAGAGACAGGAACAGGAGACAACTGGCATAGAGAAGAGACTGCAAAAAGAAGTgactgagaaagaaaaagaaaaagctgagCTGGTAGAAGTAACCTACAACACCATTATGAAACTGTCAGAGATTGCTCTGAAGCCAGACTCTGCTTTCATTGTTCAGTCTCTTGACTTCTTGATCCCTCGAGCTGAGGAAACTGGAAGAAATATTCTTGCTAAGAAACTAAGAGAGCTAAGGAAGATTCAGCCTGAATCAGAGGAAAGATTTCACGCTGCAATTGAGTATGCAAGAAtaggtttaaataaattaaaattttttattagtGGTAAATAAATCAGTTGAGGAGATTAAATATGTTCATGTAATGACATAATACATATGGAATAATGAACATGTCTGCATCAAGAAAGCAAAATTTTCTTTggttaataaaatacattgtgtttattcagtAATGTTTCGGTAAgatttaatatttcacattgAATTGCTAACCATTTaagatttaatgttttttgatcataataataactattattattatttttattcttgctTATTCTTACTTAGACTTAACAGatccaaatgcagggataaatATGAACCATGATTTATTAGACAAGAACATAAAAAAGATGACTTAAACTGAACAAATATAATAGAAACCAAAACAATAACACTTAGAAACTACATGACAtgactaagacaaaacaaagtTACTACAAACATAGAAACAACACATAACACGACAGCAGACAATGACACTCATAGCGCCTGTTGTGAACAATGAATCGACAAACAAGTGACCCACAATGAAGGGTAGAAGGGTATAAGGGTATAGGTATAAGGAGCAATGGGGACAGTTGAATTCATACAGTACAAGACGTAATCACATGAAGATAACAATACACCTGCTAGCGCCCCCCAGTGCTCCAGCAGGGCATAGTCCCAGTCTCTGACAATACTACTTGTGAAGCTGTACTGTTCATGGATAGATGTTCATTCTTTTCTTcatgtatttgtgtaattttgtgttctctgtgtatctgtttaTCTGGCTTTCTTATTAAATATCTGGTAACTGTAGTGTGTCTGAGTCACCACTTTCTGACACTAACCTACATCAATCGAATAACATTCAATCTACAGTGAATCATAATCCAGATCATTTTTAACAGTGctattacaaatataaaaataactattATGGTTGAACGGTAAacgaataaataatttttttaaacaaaaattctTTGTTAGATGCTAAAAAATTCAGATTTAATGTGTCATTATTGAGCATCTTTGGgtctcatttattaaaaatgcaacaAACAAATCCTAAATCTTTGTGTACAGCCTCAATTTACAAGTAAAGCACTATTTATTACACATTGTTAGACACAGCTGAACACAACGGATGTGATGTGCTAGTGCGtgtcttcatttatttacagtatatgcaccTTATATggtaaacaaaaatacaatataGCCTGCTCAAAATGCTAGAGATTAGCATGTCAAAAATTCTAAGAATATACTGTTGCCCGTTTTTTTGACACTCTATTGTCAAAATTACCTTCAGAAACCCACATTTTTGCTTCTTCTGTCACACATCGTAGTACTCCATGTATCCACATTGTACAGAAGTTAAATGACAATTTATGGAGAGAATTAATGTAGTCAAAGAGATGATGAAGTCAAAACTAGAGTACGTAATATTTTTACTTAGAAATCACCCGCAAACTACTATGAGCTAACAGCaatctattatatttattactggAGTGTAAATGTTATAAACTTGGGTCGAAGGTGCTTTGTTTGAGGGAATAAAGATTTGAGTtaattaacaaaatattaatagtCATTAATATTGGTTGTCAGAATCAaccgtttatttattttattatttttgccttCACCAATTTGAAAAAGGCTACAAAGTCCACCCACATACACAGTCACTAAGCAGCCCATGTGGAAGATACTACAAAgtcatttacttttatttatgttagagttaatgtaatatatgtgGTTTTATGAAATTTCCAAACCTTTGTCTTTACATTCTTAATCATTTAGTCACTCAGCCCAACACAAAAGGAGAAAACGTACATTATAATGGTGTTTTCATACATAAATCATGTTTTAACATTGATTACTGTTGACGTTTTACCATTGATTAAATGTTGCATCGCATTATGTATCCCAacctcaggtaactgctgccattatactaatgtgttcattccagtatttccgCACACGTAATATTGGTTTGacattcagtgtaaatacaGTACTTTATCTCtgcctttgttttatgtagcaccatgatcctggagaaatgtttcatttctttgtttactgcaacagctatatactgtatgtttgaaatgacaataaaagcttcttgacttgacttgacttgacatttacACAGTTGTAAAAACAGCATGAATAAATTTCAGTCCAAATGGTttgctattatttaaaaaaacttacTTTCTTGTATTCAGTATaatggggtctcatttataaaaactaaatatgtGTGTAAGACTCACCTGAGTGTACAATAACATTGCTATTTATTACACATGGGTAACACAGCTGTATACAGATGTGCTTGTGCATGAACCAcattcatttgtataaaataggCCTCAAATCTCTAACATCGCCTTAAAATGTATGGcaaaaaaaagttgttgtttttttttgttgttgtttgttttttcgcTGAAGTAAATGCGTAGCTACActctacagaaaataaataaataaatcatttgtggACAGAATTCATGTAGTACAGAGAATGAATGTATTCATACCTAGGATACAGTACCTAACAAATAAGTTGCAATTATTTCTAATGATGTTTAAGGGACGTTCAGGGCATGTCAATATAATGTCTTGAACTGTAATTGTTTTGTTAGCATTTCtacatatatttctatattatttgTACTAGTAAGCAGTGAAAAATATTGACTATTCTTCCTTTAAAAGGGTTTCTGGTAGAGTAAACAGTTTACCATCCCATTTAAAGCACCTTTACAGTAGAGGGCAGTGATCACGATGCACAAGGAAGAAGAAAACCTCGAAGAAACATTTAACGtgttaaaaagaaacacaatagttttgtcacattttaaagCTGTGGATCAGACTTGAGACTCTATCTGAAGCATGTCGTGGAGGTGCAGTGTCCCTGGATGTGGGAAACGCAAACAAGCCAAAGTTAAAGGCGTCATTTTTCACCGTTTCCCTGAAAAAGACTTGGAGCTTTGCAGTAAATGGTTAGCGGCTATCGGGAAGGTTGTAAACAAAACGGAGAAGAAATTCGCGTATTTACGAGTGTGTAGCCAACATTTCAGACCTGACGACTATGAGAGGGATTTAAAGGCAGAATTACTGGGATGTCCAccaaaaaaggttttaaagaaaacagcaaTTCCGACTTTATTCCAGACAAAACGCAAGCCGGGTAGAAGACCCTCTCAGATACATAATAAAAGTCAACCTGAGGtaaagttgtgtttgtttgttttagagcTTTCctgctatataaatataagtacagtacatacaaaaacattagTTTTTACTTCTAGTATAACTAGCAACTTTTCCTGTGACAATGCAAAGTATAACCTGACATTAGAAAatatgtagaaaataaataactgtgTGACGTTGTGTAATAGTTCAAAAGATGGCTGAGTATGTAGGCATCTCACCATCACACATGTATGTGGTGCTTCTACAAAGTTGGAAGATGATCGTGTTGAATGTCttttcaattcaagtcaagagtcaagaagcttttattgtcattacaaacatatatagctgtagcagtacacagtgaaataagacaacgtttctccaggatcagggtgctacataaaacaaagacagggctaaggacatgtaagtagtcttagatACATagataaagtgcaactgtgcaacctggtccaaacagtgcaggacaagacaaataAAAGTGCAGACAAAATGAATGATGTAGTCTCCCTTTACTGTAACTAAGCATCCCAAACTTGTCCCAGTaagacaatgcccctgtgcacaaagcacactCTGTTGAGACATGTTTGTTCATGGCTGGAGTGGAGGAATTTCAGTGTGAGcacctttgggataaactgAAATGCCGATTGCCAACCTGACCTCGTCACACAACATCCCTAAAGGAAAAGCCTTCACGGAAGAATGGAGCTTATTCCAAACATCGAAATGGAACTTAATTTGGATCGAGATGTCCGAACAAGCACACATGGgtctgatggtcaggtgtctactGTACATACTTTTATATAGTGTATCTGGAGGATTCACGGATATTTGgaagatgtgttttttttttttcaatttgtggttaaaaatgtattatatttaatatttgttcttGATAGGTGTCTTCTGAAAAGGAAAATGCACCTGCTCTACACTTGACATGTTCTGAGGTCGAAGAAATGTCATGGCGTAAAGGTAGAGACCTGAGATTAAACCTTGTTGAACACAATAAGCTAAGATTATTACGTACTTGGCTTGAAGTagatggttttattatttacttcttTCCCAACAGCTATTAGGAGGCTTCAGACTCCTCAAGGATCTAATATTTTCAAGTAAGCAACTCCTGTTCAAATCTGCTGTGCATCTATTGAAAAtgtcttgtgtatttgtgtccaATTTTAGCTcagaataattaaacaatattcTGAATAAACACTAAGCAAGCCTGTTTTTTCCAGGAGTCGCGAGGTAATGGTGAACACACAGTGTTTGCTAGAGCTCTTCCAGTTCTGCTGGCTTTGCCATAAAGAGTGCTGTATTACCATTGAGGGCAGTGAGAGGCTGTTTTCAATCACACAAGACTGTCAGAGCTGCAGCTACCACAGAGACTGGAGGAGTCACCCACCTTCTGATGAAACTACACCGACCGTTCATACTGAGATACAACATACAGGGAAGCataaagaggtgtgtgtttatttaatcagcTACTCTAAACTCACAAAAAATAAAGGTACTGTAGCACCATGGACTAAAGCACCATGGACTAAAGCATCCATCTATGTTGATGTCAACATCTCTTTATCCTGCAGATGGTGGTACAGACTGGATCTACAAGTAACAAGTGCAGTGAGCCGAGCCATGAACAAGAGCTCACCGAAGAGGATGGGTCATACTTATCTAGTAACGATGAAGACACAAACCTGCA
Encoded proteins:
- the LOC113648489 gene encoding uncharacterized protein LOC113648489, yielding MSAGFQETSDTVHDLIQKSELISEGPPKRFHLITTRSNLGENGSVRKWTFGQRDINMQNKILLMVGETGTGKTTLINAMTNYILGVTFTDEVWFEITEEGEENQSDQSKSQTTKVTVYEVFAQNNPICLTIIDTPGYGDTRGTEYDKQIAENLYKLYHSDGGVNEIDAVCLVVKASENRLSDRQHYIFDAVLSLFGKDIENNIVMFITYSDGLPPDDALNAIKKAGIPCRKDEDNEPEHFLFNNCQTKKRSNKYKKDFQRAWDLTENTLNDFFASLIEQNRKSLVQTESVLTESKRLEACIFNLQARIEFIECKSKELTEIQKALEENQEKIKRNENFTFTVTKYYKEKGPIEDASWRNRKVTSCSVCKENCHEYNCWCALDARLCKVIKKGYCTVCTRKCHYTKHGRENKKYVRHSETSNMTFDELKKQYDGLSNPESDTKFDAESFENVKREFESNKRQEQETTGIEKRLQKEVTEKEKEKAELVEVTYNTIMKLSEIALKPDSAFIVQSLDFLIPRAEETGRNILAKKLRELRKIQPESEERFHAAIEYARIGLNKLKFFISGK